CGGTCGGAGCTTCCTGGGCCATCCGCAAAGATTCATTCGGCGGAGCGACGGCCGTTATCGAAACCGCGCAGGCTTCCGGGTTGGCCTTTATGGAGCCCACCCCCGACAATTCGCTCCGTGCCCACAGCTACGGGTGCGGACAGCTGATCGCTGCAGCGCTTGACGCCGGCGCCACCGAGATTGTGTTGGGGCTTGGCGGTTCCGCAATGTCCGACGGCGGTAGTGGCGCCTTGCGTGCGCTGGGGCTCAAACCCGTGGACGCTGCCGGAAATGTGGTGCCTCTTGGCGGAGGTTTCCTTGCGGACGTCGTTGCCCTGGATGTCTCCGAGCTGGATCCGCGACTGCAGAACGCGAAGTTCCGGATCGCCGTCGACGTCCAAAACCCGCTGTTCGGCGCGGATGGTGCCGCTCATGTTTTCGGACCGCAGAAGGGAGCCGATGAAGACGCTGTCGAAAAGCTCGACGCCGGTCTCCGCAACTGGGCCTCGCTCCTTCGGGAAGCCACGGGCCGGGACGTCAACGTTCCGGGAGCCGGGGCGGCAGGCGGGTTCCCGGCGTCGTTCCTTGCCTTTACTGACTCCGCTCTTGAAGGCGGTTTCGCGCTGGTCGCTGGGCTGACCGGTTTGGCATCGCACCTAAGCGAGGCTGACCTCGTGATCACGGGCGAGGGCTCCATGGATGAGCAGTCACTCACCGGCAAGGCCCCGATCGCCTTGGCCGACGCCGCAAGCGTGCACGGCATACCCGTGGTCGCTGTGGCCGGCCGAATCACGGTAACGCCCGAGGATCTGGCCAAGCACGGGATCGTGGCAGCGGCACAGTTGCTGGACGTCGCGCAGCGCAAGGACGGTGTTCCCGACGTCGCCGACGCCGTTGCCAATGCGGCCAAGTATGTTGCGTGGGCTACCAGCCAGGTGCTTGAGGGGGCGTAGCCTCTTCGTTGCCGGGTCGAAGGCTACTGCCTGTAGCCTTCGACTTCGCTGATCGGGCGGGGTTCGGCCTCGTCGGGATTCTCACCAGCGCTCTTCTTGGCCCGCCGTTGGCGGAGCAAGTCCCAGCACTGATCGAGTTGAGCCTCAAGCTGGGCCAAGCGGGCGCGGCCGCCGTCGCCGTCGACGTCATCCTCAATTCCCCCGCCAACCGCTGCATCACGCAGCCGGTGCTCCTCTTCCACGAGTGACTGAATCCGTTCCAGAAGGTCCTGCTCGTCCACGGTTTGCTCTCCTTGATTCACTGGGTAATTGCTTATACCGAACGTAGTCTGGCCGGCGGGATGCGTCTACGGGTGGCCGACGGCATACTTGGGACATGAAATTCACCACGACCATCGTCGGCGATGGCAACAAGGCTGGCATTGTGGTTCCTGAGAACGTTGTTAGTGCGCTTGATGCCGGAAAGCGGCCCCCTGTGGTCGTGACCATCAACGGTCAGAGCTACCGCAGCAGCATCGCGGTGATGGGCGGGAAATACATGGTGGGAGTCAGCTCCGCGAACAGGGAACTGACCGGCACGTCCGCGGGCGACACCGTGGACGTGGATCTGCAAGTGGACACCCAGCCGCGTGTGATCGAGGTTCCGGACGATCTTGCTGCGGCCCTTGAGGCTGAGCCCGAGGCCAAGGCGTTCTACGGAACGTTGAACTACAGTGCCCAACGCCGATACGTGGAGCCGATTGGGGACGCCAAGACGGAAGATACCCGGGCTCGGCGGATCGCGAAGGTCGTTGCGGATTTGAAGGCGGGGAAGAAGTAGCATCCTGGCTGCCGGTCCCGCGTGAGGTGCCTGCCGCCGTCGTGCGTCCGGGCGATAGGCTGGACTTTTTGGATCTTGGGGGGACTGCACCGTGGTTTATGACCGAGAGCGTGACCGACGCGATGACGCCGTCTACGCCGAGCATAAGGATGCTGTAGCGCGCGGCGAGAAGCGGGTACTGCGCAGGACCAGCACGGGTGAGCTTCACAGCTACCCTTCGGACGAGATCGGGTTTACACCAGGGCGTGGTCAGGCGCAGGTCAGCACCTGGTGGGGGATGGCGGTCCTGGCCGCCTTTGGGTTTATGGGTTTTGTTGGTGCGTTCGCGATGTTCCTGGCACCTGCGTGGCAGGGAGACGGGCCTGGATGGGGTGCGCTATGGCCTATGGCATTTGCAGCGTTTATCGCTTGGTATGGGTTCAGCCTAAGCAGGGATGAGTATCGGGCAACCCGGCGTCGCAAGGAACGGGGCTCACCCAAGCCAGGTGCAGGGAGCGTGGATGTGGATCTGCTGGAACTGGGCAGGCGGAAGTGAACTTGTTCCGGAAGCGCTTGCTCGGGGCCCTCAGTATCGTTGCCATGTCCTTCGTCCTGACCGGCTGCTTGGGGGACTACTTTTCAGGACGGCCCTAAAGACCAGCGGGTCATCATCGTCCATGTGAATCCTGCCCAGGATGTGAAGGACTAGTTGCCGCGCCGTCGGGCGGTTTACTCCTTGCGCAGGCTGTAAGTGCTCACCACGTTGCCCTTGCTCGTTGCGTACTGGTCTTTGAGTTCGAGCCTGTTCGGTGGATCGCCGTCCTCGAAGAGCCGCCGCCCAGTGCCAGCCACCACGGGATGCGTCATGAGCGTGAGCTCATCCAGGATGCCTGCGAAGAGCAACTGCCGCACCAGGGAGATGCTGCCGCACACGGCGATCTCCCCACCGTCGCGCGTTTTGAGGTCGGTGACGAACTCCTCCAGCGGACCATTGATGAGGTGCGAGTTTTCCCATTCGAGGGGCTCGGACAGCGTGCGGGATGCCACGAACTTCTCCACGGGGTTGATGAATGCGGCAAAATCTTCGTCTTGCGAAGCATTGGGCCAATATCCGGCCCACTCCTGATAGCTGATGCGGCCTAGCACCACTGTGTCCACAGTGTTGATCATCTTGGTCAGTCCCTTGCCCAGCTCATCGTCGAAGCTGTCGAACTGGAACTTGAACGGGTCCTGAACTACGCCATCCACGGAGTGGAAAAGACCGGCGGTAACTTTGCGCATGGGTTCTCCTTTTAGGCCGCGGCCGTTGCCAGGCGACGACGGGACGGCAGTTCAGTGACGTTGCTCGACTCAGGGTTCAAGCGGACGGGAACTTCGAAGAGTTCCGCGTAGACCTGAAGTTTGCCGAGCGCGTCCCTGTCAACGGTGGCTTCGGAAAGGTCCATCTCGACGTTCAGGCCGCCGGCAAGGCTCTTGGTTCGCTGCACCACGGGGTAGAAGCCCTGCACGCTCGAAGTAGTGACGTGACCGGTTGCGGCAATCTGGATCTGTTCGCCGTCAACGTCGACTCGAACAACGACGGAGAGCTTCTCGCTGGTCAATGTGCTGCCTTTCATCAGGTTGCTGCCACGCTGCAGCGTCCCCCAGCGTATGTGCACGGTGTGACCTACGCAACATTACGGCGGCACGGCTTGCGTCGGCGGTGGCCGCCAGCCGGGCCACTGTTAACGCAGGCGTCGATGTTCTGCGCTGCGCTTCAGGGTCAGCGTCATAAGCACTTGCCGGCGTCACGTTGACCCGCATCGGCCGAAGAAGCCGATGGGACTGGTCAGCTAACCGGCCGAACGCTCAGCTACGTCACGGACGCTCAACAGCCGAACCAGGTCGGCATCCTGGGTATGACCGGTCGCTGGATTACCCTTACATGCAGTGCCCCCAAAATACAGTGATGGTATCCCAGCGATCATGACGCCAAATCCTCCTATTTCTTTATTATGACTTCTGATCAGGCTTACAGTCGGGATTATTCCATTGTAATTTCCGTTTTCTGCAGCGACCCCTCGACGAGGTGTTAGAGTAAATCCCGGTAAACGGAACAAGAATGATTGGTGTCATTAAGACCGTTCGCACGGAAGACGGTCTGGCTTGGCCCAGCGGGAATAATTTTCCGAGCCAGACGCATCTAGTAGACATACGGAGAAGTTGTGGGGACCAGTGAATAACCCATTTAATTCCCAGTTACCACGCCTTGGGGTAGGTCCAATGTCCCGGCTTACCGTTCAAGCCATGACTGATGTTGCCTATCGGCAACAGGCGCCAATCATGGCGATTGCAAGTCGTCGCCAGATTGACCATAAAGAGGCAGGCGGCGGGTATGTGGAAAATTGGACCTCGGCCGAGTTCGCCTCTTCTCTTTCCGCAAATGACCCCTCCGGCCTCATTGCAATCTGCCGCGACCACGGAGGACCTTGGCAGCAACCACTTCAATGGTCTGCTGATCCAGTGGTGGAGCTCGAGAATGCACTCGCCTCTTTCCGGAGCGATATCGATGCGGGCTTCAACCTTCTGCATATCGACACGTCCAAGGCGTCGAGCGGTTCAGTCGATATCGAAAGCGCCCTCGATCGACTAACGCTGCTCTACAGAGGGGCCTGGGAGCATGCCCGCCTCAAGGGTCGAGACATTTCCTTCGAAATTGGCTTTGAGGTTCAAGGCGAGGAGATGAACGATCCCCGGCAATTTCAAGTGGATCTGAACCGAGCCCTTGATGGTCTTTCCGCAGCAGAATTGCCGATGCCTGTCTTTGTCGTTGCCCAGACGGGCACGAAGGTGGTCGAGGACAAGAATACCGGCGCCCTGGTGCGGGGTGACCGGAACAGGGTCCTCGACGGAATCAGTGTCCTTTCAGCACTCTGCCATGACGCCTCTGTCCAGCTGAAGGCTCACAACGTTGACTATTTAGACCCCTCCGAGGTCACCCAGCTCATGACGGCCGGCGTAGATGCTATTAACGTTGCGCCTGAGTTCGGGGTCATCGAGACACGTGTCCTTCTCCAAGCAATGCGGGACCTAGAGGCCCGTGATCTCCGTGAGGCTTTCGTCAGTGCTGCAGTGGAATCAGGCAGATGGACGTCCTGGATCGTGGCAGGCAAGACATACGATCCCGAAACGCTCGCCATCTTGTCCGGACACTACATATTCAGTTCGGAAACTGGGAAGCGGATTCGAAGCGAGGTCGACCGAAGACGCGCCGAGATGGGACAGCCGTCCGTTGATATCGAAATACTCGATGCGCTCCGCTCGAGCATCGAGGGCTACCAATCCGCAGCGCAAAAGACAACGAACAAGACGGAGGCACACGTAAATGG
This window of the Arthrobacter sp. StoSoilB5 genome carries:
- a CDS encoding glycerate kinase is translated as MRILIAPDKFKGSLTAAEAASAMAEGALRVYPDAVTTQFPVADGGEGTLDAAIAAGYEERNHAVVGPILKPVGASWAIRKDSFGGATAVIETAQASGLAFMEPTPDNSLRAHSYGCGQLIAAALDAGATEIVLGLGGSAMSDGGSGALRALGLKPVDAAGNVVPLGGGFLADVVALDVSELDPRLQNAKFRIAVDVQNPLFGADGAAHVFGPQKGADEDAVEKLDAGLRNWASLLREATGRDVNVPGAGAAGGFPASFLAFTDSALEGGFALVAGLTGLASHLSEADLVITGEGSMDEQSLTGKAPIALADAASVHGIPVVAVAGRITVTPEDLAKHGIVAAAQLLDVAQRKDGVPDVADAVANAAKYVAWATSQVLEGA
- a CDS encoding DUF2630 family protein; the protein is MDEQDLLERIQSLVEEEHRLRDAAVGGGIEDDVDGDGGRARLAQLEAQLDQCWDLLRQRRAKKSAGENPDEAEPRPISEVEGYRQ
- a CDS encoding YdeI/OmpD-associated family protein; amino-acid sequence: MKFTTTIVGDGNKAGIVVPENVVSALDAGKRPPVVVTINGQSYRSSIAVMGGKYMVGVSSANRELTGTSAGDTVDVDLQVDTQPRVIEVPDDLAAALEAEPEAKAFYGTLNYSAQRRYVEPIGDAKTEDTRARRIAKVVADLKAGKK
- a CDS encoding dihydrofolate reductase family protein, encoding MRKVTAGLFHSVDGVVQDPFKFQFDSFDDELGKGLTKMINTVDTVVLGRISYQEWAGYWPNASQDEDFAAFINPVEKFVASRTLSEPLEWENSHLINGPLEEFVTDLKTRDGGEIAVCGSISLVRQLLFAGILDELTLMTHPVVAGTGRRLFEDGDPPNRLELKDQYATSKGNVVSTYSLRKE